The genomic segment CCATGAACTGTGACTTCTATATTACATTTTCCCCTTGTTATGTACCATACAGGTGCTACACAAAGTGTTATAACAAGTAGGATATAGTAAGTCATGAACATTTTGTGGTACAGAAGACAATTTTTATAATACACTTAGCCATCCTGTCTACAAGCTTGAATCCACTGACTTGTAATTTAGAATCCATACTTATAAAGTGGTCTTTGTGTTCTGATGAATCTGTTTTATTCAGAGAGAAGCCTTTTTTTCCtcccctttttttaaatgttgaagtCTGTTGTGCTTTTACCTTCCATGCTGAGAAGAAATATGGCATCCCCTCCCTTGATAAAGTCCTTGCTCTTGGCCCTGAGATGGGTGAGATACACCGAAGTTCCGGCACCAGGCCCTCGGAAGTATTTGGATCCGTCTGCATCGCTAACCTCAATGCCAACCTTACGTGGATCATCCCAGAAAAAATTATCAGAGCCTGTTAAAGAGAGAGGCATTAGAGAATGAAATACAGATACTCACATAAAGGACTGTGTCATACTATCGTCAGCGTCTCAAGATCTTTACAACGGACTGTTTGAATGTGGAGTCGGAGTCAACTGTGTTGGGATAAGGATGACAGCGGCTTCATTGATGCAGAGTTCATTAAAATCAGAATTGTGTTATTCAGACAGTCTTTAACAGATTGGATACAGGTTGCATATGGGCAATAAAAAATCGTATTTGGgtcgcatttgcctgcagtgtgagcGTAGCATGTGTGTTctccacttttttattttagtgcgCAGAGCCAAAGGATTAAATATCCAAACAAATCTTAGAGCCTGTCCACACATTctgctaaaacaaatatatttttctacgGTTTGGCCTGTCATCCACACAAAAACGCAGGATGTCATTAAAAACGGGGATCAAAGTGAAGATTTGGGAAAACTGACACTGATAACCGGAGTTTTACTTTTCCAAACATCACGGGGACTGTGCTGGCAGCATCGGTGTAGGGTAGCAGTGCCCGGTTGTGGCTGTTTTTAAACTATGATGTAGGgacataacttttttttaaaaatggaggATAGTGAATATACGTTTATAAAAATACCCAGCTACGTGTGGACAAGGCCTTAATCTCTTGTCACTTGTCaatgttaactaataaaatgtgtttgtagaaCTGTAGTATAAAAGCCATATCACACTCGAGGTTGTGCTGTtattgaggtgtattgactgcttcccatgatattcatttaatgcaatatacatttttacctAAATTTGAGTGTTGGTTTTTTGCATGCTTGAACACATGTTTTCACAATTAAACCCAGCCTGCACAGTTGCTAGAGTGATATATTGAGCTGGAAACCAAGGTCCCAGACAAGCCGCAGCTGTATGTCATAAAGGTGTCCGGCTCCAGTTCTTTGACAGATTTTTACCACCCTTAGGTCCACAATTAACATTTGTTGCGCCCTCTCTTTGTGCCAAAGCTAAAGCCTTATTTAGACACCACATGTTGGTTTCAGGTTTCTCGTCAGAACATATATGCGTTCtctttcctgttttttcttggAGTAGCGTTTGGCTTTGCTACTCTCAGACCTTACCACGGAGGGTCTAATTCAGACACTCATCTTCACTTTGTATTAACAAAATGTTATGTTAAGGTGTCCACAGAGAAttcttcacatcatcacatcaacatttagataaaggGAAACCCACCACATTatgctgaaatatcagcagTGGTGTGATTATTTCATCACAACAGCACTCCCTCTCATGTTTTAGGCCTATTGcttcattgtatttttattaaagaaagaagaacaaatgattatatatatatatatatatatatatatatatatatatatatatatattaaagtcaCTTAAAAAGtttgtatattatatacattatattaagaatattatgttttcaaattaatttgggaaaactgtaatgaaaacttttgacaaCTAGTGGGATAATGCCCccaattatttaattatttactaatcTACTAATTCTTTAGTACTTCTTAATATCTGTTTCTTTATTAATCTTACCTAATAACTTACCTATTAATTTATCAAACTGAGACACAAAAAGTCTCCTTTATCATCATacggattactattgcaacaacacatcatcagtagggtaaaactaactaactaactaaatcaAAGGCTTTCACGCCTTTGATTTAAACCCTATAAGAATGGAACAACACTTCCTTTAAGGAATTAGGTTATTTCACAAATAGCAATAGTAATTAAGACATCCTGTTGCAATATTTCTGCTTTAAAAGATTGATACTGTGTCAAGTACATCGCCTTCATACATTTGTAAATCTGATTCTGAGTTAGTGCCTCACCACCCATGAACCTTACTGCCTGTCACTGGATCAGGATGAGCAGGTAAAATACTGATTGCAGactagaaagaaaaacatgttgTCATGTATTCAGAAGTTGAGTGCTTCACCTGTAGTTTTCATAGTCGGGTCAGTGGTGACACTCCGCTGGTTAGACATGCGTTTCTGAATATGTGGGTGCTGATCCATCAGCATCATTGTGATTTGTTTCCAGGGGCATGGCCACACCTGTCCTGTATCTTCTTCTCGGGCCACTAGATGTGCAAAAGCTGACAGCTGATCAGGGTACCCAGCCTTCCCATTAGGGTACAGCTGCATTTGGAATGTGTAGCCCTCCTTGGAAGTGAATGGGGGACTGAAGATGGACGTGTTTGCTGGGGTGTTATCCATAATGTGGCTGAAATTTTTCACACGCCAGATTGATTCTGGACAAgtggtttcagaaaggttgatgTCATCCAATGAGAGTCCACCTGCTGGAGGCCCAgagtccacttttgtgccttcAAAGACAACTctgaatttttttgtaatgtctAGACTCACGTGGTGAAGTTCCCACTGCTTTTCAgatgatactgtaaaataaaaacactacatATATTAAAGGAAAGCAAGCAATTTTTATAGCTTTGTTTGCTACAAGAATCACCATCAACGGTCTTTATCAAACGTAGCTTTCCAGCAGGGTTTGTCTTGTCATATTCTCTGACGTGGATCTTCAGAGTGTTGCTGGCACCAGCACTGTTGTAGTAGAAGAACTGCAAACACTGGAAACCTCTTTTAGGATAAAGGATTCGGCTCTCGAGTAGAGCTGTATCCCTTCTGTTGGCTTTGCCTGCGTTGAAGTGCATGAAATACCCTGAACCTGAGGAAACGATATAGTTTGTATTATAATAAAGTTATCAAACTTTGAGGGAGAATCTAAATGTTTATCAAAACTGCAAGTATTCCATACTCAGATCTTGCTTCTGATACTGGTTCAAAGTATTCTGAAACAGTATATTTTCCTGCATcacagtaagtaagtaagtaagtaaagtttatttatatagcgcttttttcagaccagggtcacaaagtgcttcacaatttacagtttaaaaagggCACAATGCATAAAAAAAAGTCCACTACGATGATGCTACAATGTATAAAAGAGTCCATTCACAAACAGGACTGTGTCAAGAAAGCCTCCATAAAAAAGTGAGTCTTTAgatgacttttaaaaacatccacagagtcCAGCATCCGCAGAGTGTGTGGAAGAGCATTCCAGAGACGAGGAGCTACCGCCTTAAAAGAGTGATCACCTCGTGTTTTAAAGCGGGTGCGGGGGACCATCAGCAGGTTTTGAGAAGAAGACCTCAAGCTCCTGTTTGAAACATAGGGCTGGATCAGACCCTCAATGTATTCAGGCGCCTGGCCATGAAGGGCCCTGAAAGTCAGCACAAGGATTTTAAAATTCATCCTGTAGATGACAGGGAGCCAATGTAGAGTTTTTAAAATAGGAGTGATATGGGCTCTCCTACAGGTACGGGTCAGGAGGCGTGCAGCAGAGTTCTGGACCACTTGAAGATGAGCCAGATCCTTTTTGCTAAGGCATGTAAACAGACTCTTACAATAGTCCAACCGTGAGGAAACAAACGCGTGGATGACCATCTCAAGCTCAGGACCAGAGACTATGTGTCTCAGctttgagatgtttctcaggtGGAAGAAACAGTTCCTGATGAGCTGCTTAGAGTGACGTTCTAGGGACATCCCTTcatcaaaaattactccaaggtTCCTTATAGaacacaggaggaggaggaggaagaggaaaattATGATGAAATGCAAAATGAGAGCTATAAGCTACTGAACCTACTCTGAGGTCACAGCAGAATGTGCATCAGAatttaaaactaataaaataaattaattctaatttagtCACCTGCAATCCTGTGAAATTCCTCTTTGATGTTTGTAACAGGTTTACCATCAGGCGTTTCAGTGCAAGGGTTACTTTCCTCACTCTACACTGTTGccttttcaaagtgttctgCATCTCCAATGTTGTACAGAAAACTACAGTTTGCAAAAAACTTTGCTGTGGTGTGGAGCACATCCACAGTATGTGAGGTTGATGATGTATGGCCACCATGTGATCGAGATAAATTATATCATTTGATGATATTCTTTTGGAAATAACAGGACATCTAATCTGAGTCAGAAGATTATCTCATGACATAAGGCATTTTGAATTAGTTGGGCTTCGACATCAAACAGATTGGGAATGAATGAGCAATCCATGGGACAAGAAAGGCAGAAACTCTGGGTTTCTAATAGTAAACCTGCCTGGACGCAGTTTGTGTTCACTgagtctgttaccatggtgcctgactcagagtttccctcatctCAGGGTTAACTTATTCTGAGTTTTCAAATAACCTTCTTTTTGGAATGCCTCCCAGTGCTGATAATCAGCACAAAAGCATTGCCTCTCGTGTGATGTTGCTTAAGTGAAGCATAAAAAGCTTCAATGGTCATGTTCAAAGTTCGTATACAATAAATGTAATACTGTCATATTGGATTCTGCTCAGTACTATTGAGGATCTGTTTCAGACCATAATAGGGATGCTGGATTTTAAAATAGACAACAAGTTTCTTGCAGTTTTGACATGCTTGATTTAGACTTGATACAACAATTATTAAATGCATAATCACCAGTGCATTTGCCCAAATTAGAGTAGTCGGTGTCTGGTCCTCCATCAGCTTTAGAAACCCAGACCCAGTTGGCCTTGGCCCCTTGACCCTGAATCATTCCACAGATGTTCTCATTCTCAAAATCACAGGACTCCAGAAAGGTGGAGGTTTTAGCTGCAGGTAAACACATAAAGTTAAAGGCACACTTTGGACTGCAATAAAATGACCAACAGTGTGATTGTGTTCATGTTTTTCAGATTACTCTTACTGCAGTTATAGAGGCGGTGTAGTTTGAGCAGGTCACTGTCACTGAACTCCATACGCTGGCCGATGACGTCACTGAATGCTGGGATCTTGGTAATAATGGTTGGCTCAGTGCCATTACGAAAAGCGTTCTTACTGTAGTGCATCATTGAGCCGTAGTCGTAGGGAACACCCAGAGAGCTGGATGTGGTGTCGTTGTAGGTGTTAAAGTTGTGCTCCTTCCCTGCACATCAGACATGAAGGATCTAGTTCAAATCACCATTACACAGGATATTTTTATCTAAACATAGGGTCAGAATTCACCCTCTGGAGATCTGTTTTATGTGCAGCTTATCAGCAGGGGATATAAAACACGAAAAGAATGCTGACATATAACAGTCACTTTGTACTTTAATTAGTCACtttaaaaagcctttgacacttGCGATAACACCTGAGTACTAAACAAGTTGTTTTAAACTATAAATAattttgaaatgaatgaaaaaagagGTCAATTAATAactaacaacatttaaaaaaatatgtaataataaattGAATATAAATTATAACAGTACTCTTTAAATGTCTTGATGACCCACTTTCACCCTTTCAAAATAAGCTACAGCATTCCCATGCAAAGGACAACTTTTAGAATTTAAGTGTTTAGAAAATGAGTTGTTTTGTTCCCGAATAATAAACAAATCTATCAAAAAGTGTTATTTCACACAAAATATATGAACACCAAATTACTGTTAGAATTAGGATAAATGACACTCTCCTATATAAACAAGTcatctttaaaatatatttttttacccaCAAAGGCATTTGGTCAGCTGTTTCTGGTTACGACCGAACAGCTGACATTTTGGGGCCTCTAACAGTGCTTTTTGAAACACATACATTATGGATTCACATTCAGGAGAACAAACAGTCTTCTCATTGAAGCAGTCAAATGCTGATTGAAAGCAAGTTGTAGCGTGCTCTGTGTACAgtgtatctttaaaaaaatggttaCCTGTTGAGATGCGATCCCACATTATTCGGACATAATCGTCGCGATCTGATCTGGACTGTTCATGCCAGAAACCGAGAGCATGAAGAAATTCGTGTTCAATGGTGGCAATTCGGTCACAGTTTGACCCAATAGACAACTTCTGCTTGCCAACACGTCGGTTACCAACAGACGAAAAACAGCTTTAGGAGGGAAATCCAGTAATTTAGGGAATAACACAGGCTGCACAAAGATAATTTAatttagataatgtttctcaCCCATTTCCTTTAAAGATGGAAATATAGTTTTCCTCTCCACTCCAAGGCTTAAAATCAATGCAGGTCTTGAGCCGGTACTGCTCAAAGGCCTTGAGGATCACACCTTTAGCATTTATCTCTACAGAGGAGATCAATACTTTGTATTAGTATTTTACAATACATCCACTAAACTTAAAAAGGCTTTAAAGCTCTGCTAAATAGTATTCTGCTGCAGCATAAATTCTAATTAttgtgaataaaaatgcagagcCCTGGCTAGATGTCTTACTGTGCCAGAAATAAAAAGCAGGCTTCTACAGTCATACACACTTAC from the Gouania willdenowi unplaced genomic scaffold, fGouWil2.1 scaffold_215_arrow_ctg1, whole genome shotgun sequence genome contains:
- the mep1bb gene encoding meprin A subunit beta, whose translation is MAAHKTVLLLFHVYLLWGCSFSMASAQLTDYDVDGGQSHEIFEINEGLNLVEGDIVLDQKQTRNSIIGEEYRWPKKIPYYMEDDLEINAKGVILKAFEQYRLKTCIDFKPWSGEENYISIFKGNGCFSSVGNRRVGKQKLSIGSNCDRIATIEHEFLHALGFWHEQSRSDRDDYVRIMWDRISTGKEHNFNTYNDTTSSSLGVPYDYGSMMHYSKNAFRNGTEPTIITKIPAFSDVIGQRMEFSDSDLLKLHRLYNCTKTSTFLESCDFENENICGMIQGQGAKANWVWVSKADGGPDTDYSNLGKCTGSGYFMHFNAGKANRRDTALLESRILYPKRGFQCLQFFYYNSAGASNTLKIHVREYDKTNPAGKLRLIKTVDVSSEKQWELHHVSLDITKKFRVVFEGTKVDSGPPAGGLSLDDINLSETTCPESIWRVKNFSHIMDNTPANTSIFSPPFTSKEGYTFQMQLYPNGKAGYPDQLSAFAHLVAREEDTGQVWPCPWKQITMMLMDQHPHIQKRMSNQRSVTTDPTMKTTGSDNFFWDDPRKVGIEVSDADGSKYFRGPGAGTSVYLTHLRAKSKDFIKGGDAIFLLSMEDVAHLTVTQPLPSTTLMPSTPDPSYICNNVECLNGGVCVVDEGKAACRCVVGSDWWYYGDRCQYKGSIQDKTTLALASSFSVLGAMLVITVISVLCVKKYNKKSYSNSVVMENIHAKP